In the Oncorhynchus keta strain PuntledgeMale-10-30-2019 chromosome 29, Oket_V2, whole genome shotgun sequence genome, one interval contains:
- the LOC118363039 gene encoding SWI/SNF-related matrix-associated actin-dependent regulator of chromatin subfamily A member 5, with protein sequence MSETGNGVELREEQAVELEETGGVEEKDDVSEASKEESSEAGQDAQDEDPSSSTAPAYEEKVASDRTNRFEYLLKQTEVFAHFIQPAAQKTPTSPLKMKPGRPRVKKDEKQNLLSVGDNRHRRTEQEEDEELLSESSKTTNVCTRFDESPSFVKGGTMRDYQVRGLNWLISLYENGINGILADEMGLGKTLQTISLLGYMKHYRSIPGPHMVLVPKSTLYNWMNEFKRWVPSLKAVCLIGDREQRNALIRDVLLPGEWDVCVTSYEMLIIEKAVFKKFNWRYLVIDEAHRIKNEKSKLSEIVREFKTTNRLLLTGTPLQNNLHELWALLNFLLPDVFNSSEDFDSWFDTNNCLGDQKLVERLHTVLRPFLLRRIKNEVEKSLLPKKEIKMYVGLSKMQREWYTKILMKDIDILNSAGKMDKMRLLNVLMQLRKCCNHPYLFDGAEPGPPYTTDLHLAVNSGKMAVLDKLLPKMKAQGSRVLIFSQMTRMLDILEDYCMWRNFGYCRLDGQTPHEERQISINAYNEEDSPKFIFMLSTRAGGLGINLATADVVILYDSDWNPQVDLQAMDRAHRIGQKKQVRVFRFITENTVEERIVERAEMKLQLDSIVIQQGRLVDPNANKLGKDEMLSIIRHGATHVFASKESDITDDDIDEILERGEKKTMELKEKMNTMGESSLRNFTMESDNSVYTFEGEDYREKKKVVTNWIEPPKRERKANYAVDAYFREALRVSEPKAPKAPRPPKQPNVQDFQFFPPRLFELLEKEILFYRKTIGYKVPRNPELPNSAQHQKEEQAKIDEAEGLSEEELEEKENLLSQGFTIWNKRDFNQFIKANEKWGRDDIENIAREVEGKTPEEVMEYSAVFWERCNELQDIEKIMAQIERGEARIQRRISIKKALDTKIGRYKAPFHQLRISYGTNKGKNYTEEEDRFLICMLHKLGFEKESVYDELRQCIRNSPQFRFDWFLKSRTAMELQRRCNTLITLIERENMELEEREKAEKKKKGPRSQSSAQKRKGEGTPDPRGGRRKKLKL encoded by the exons ATGTCCGAGACTGGAAACGGCGTGGAGCTGCGGGAAGAGCAAGCAGTTGAACTTGAAGAAACCGGAGGAGTGGAG GAAAAGGATGATGTGTCAGAGGCCAGCAAGGAGGAGTCTTCTGAAGCCGGACAGGATGCCCAAGATGAGGACCCCTCTTCATCTACAGCGCCAGCCTATGAGGAGAAAGTG GCATCAGACCGGACCAACAGATTTGAGTACCTACTGAAGCAGACAGAGGTGTTTGCCCATTTCATCCAACCTGCGGCCCAGAAGACCCCCACCTCCCCGCTCAAGATGAAGCCAGGGCGCCCTCGTGTCAAGAAGGACGAGAAACAGAATCTCCTCTCGGTCGGCGA TAACCGTCATCGTCGCACAGAgcaggaagaggatgaagagcTGCTGAGCGAAAGCAGCAAGACCACCAACGTCTGCACCCGCTTCGACGAATCTCCCTCCT TTGTAAAAGGGGGTACAATGAGAGACTACCAGGTCCGTGGTCTGAACTGGCTCATCTCTCTGTACGAGAACGGAATCAACGGGATCCTTGCTGATGAAATG GGTTTGGGTAAGACCCTGCAGACCATCTCTCTGCTGGGGTACATGAAGCACTACAGGAGCATCCCCGGGCCCCACATGGTGCTGGTGCCCAAGTCGACCCTGTACAACTGGATGAACGAGTTCAAACGTTGGGTCCCCTCCCTCAAAGCAGTCTGCCTCATCGGAGACCGAGAGCAGAGG AATGCCCTGATCAGAGATGTGCTGCTGCCAGGGGAGTGGGATGTGTGTGTCACCTCTTACGAGATGCTCATCATAGAGAAGGCTGTGTTCAAGAAGTTTAACTGGAGGTACCTGGTCATCGACGAGGCCCACAGGATCAAGAACGAGAAGTCAAAG CTGTCTGAGATAGTGCGTGAATTCAAGACCACCAACCGTCTGCTGCTAACCGGCACTCCACTGCAGAACAACCTCCACGAGCTCTGGGCCCTGCTCAACTTCCTGCTGCCAGACGTCTTCAACTCCTCAGAG GACTTTGACTCATGGTTTGACACCAACAACTGCCTGGGGGATCAGAAGTTGGTGGAACGTCTTCACACT gtACTGCGTCCTTTCCTGCTGCGTCGTATCAAGAATGAGGTGGAGAAGTCTCTGCTGCCTAAGAAAGAGATCAAGATGTACGTGGGGCTGAGTAAGATGCAGAGAGAATG GTACACCAAGATCCTGATGAAGGACATAGACATCCTGAACTCTGCAGGGAAGATGGACAAGATGCGCCTGCTCAACGTCTTGATGCAGCTGAGGAAGTGCTGCAACCACCCGTACCTGTTTGATGGGGCCGAGCCCGGCCCGCCTTACACCACCGACCTGCACCTGGCCGTCAACAGCGGCAAGATGGCCGTCCTTGACAAGCTGCTGCCCAAGATGAAGGCTCAGG gctccCGTGTGCTGATCTTCAGCCAGATGACCAGGATGCTGGACATCTTGGAGGACTACTGCATGTGGCGCAACTTCGGCTACTGTCGCCTGGACGGACAGACTCCCCACGAGGAGAGACAG ATCTCCATCAACGCGTACAATGAGGAGGACAGCCCTAAGTTCATCTTCATGTTGAGCACCAGGGCCGGAGGGCTGGGTATTAACCTGGCCACAGCTGACGTGGTCATCCTCTACGACTCAGACTGGAACCCTCAGGTCGACCTACAGGCCATG GACCGAGCTCACAGGATTGGTCAAAAGAAGCAGGTGCGCGTGTTCCGTTTCATCACGGAAAacacagtagaggagaggatcgTGGAGCGAGCCGAGATGAAGCTCCAACTGGACTCCATCGTCATCCAGCAAG GAAGGCTAGTAGATCCCAATGCCAACAAGCTGGGGAAGGACGAGATGCTGTCTATCATCCGGCACGGCGCCACGCACGTCTTCGCCTCCAAGGAGAGCGACATCACCGACGATGACATCGACGAGATCCTGGAGCGAGGCGAGAAGAAG ACCATGGAGTTGAAGGAGAAGATGAACACCATGGGCGAGAGCTCCCTGAGGAACTTCACCATGGAGTCCGACAACAGTGTGTACACCTTCGAAGGAGAGGactacagggagaagaagaaggtGGTCACCAACTGGATCGAGCCACCCAAGAGAGAAAGGAAGGCCAACTACGCAGTGGATGCCTACTTCAGAGAGGCCCTGCGTGTCAGCGAGCCTAAAGCACCCAAG GCTCCTCGTCCACCTAAGCAGCCCAATGTGCAGGACTTCCAGTTCTTCCCCCCAAGGCTGTTTGAACTGCTGGAGAAAGAGATCCTATTCTACAGGAAGACTATCGGCTACAAG GTTCCTCGTAACCCAGAACTGCCCAACTCGGCCCAGCACCAGAAGGAGGAGCAGGCCAAGATTGACGAGGCCGAGGGCCTATcagaggaggagctggaggagaaggagaacctCCTCTCACAG GGCTTCACCATCTGGAACAAGCGTGACTTTAACCAGTTCATCAAAGCCaatgagaagtgggggagagacgaCATCGAGAACATCGCCAGAGAGGTGGAGGGCAAAACCCCAGAGGAAGTCATGGAATATTCCg cTGTGTTCTGGGAGCGCTGCAACGAGCTGCAGGACATTGAGAAGATCATGGCTCAGATCGAGAGGGGAGAGGCCCGCATCCAGAGGAGGATCAGCATCAAGAAAGCACTGGACACAAAG ATTGGTCGCTACAAGGCGCCGTTCCACCAGTTGAGGATCTCGTACGGCACCAACAAGGGGAAGAACTACACGGAGGAGGAGGACCGCTTCCTCATTTGCATGCTGCACAAGCTGGGCTTCGAAAAGGAGTCAGTCTACGACGAGCTGCGTCAGTGCATCCGCAACTCGCCCCAGTTTCGCTTCGACTGGTTCCTCAAGTCCAGGACCGCCATG gagctcCAGAGGCGATGCAACACCCTGATCACCCTGATTGAACGAGAGAACATggagctggaggagagggagaaggcagagaagaagaagaaaggacCACGGAGTCAGTCTTCT GCTCAGAAGCGTAAGGGAGAAGGGACCCCAGACCCGCGAGGAGGCCGCAGGAAAAAGCTAAAGCTGTGA
- the LOC127913676 gene encoding neurogenic locus notch homolog protein 4-like isoform X3, with product MCLGTPNPYEGMCLGTPNPYEGMCLGTPNPYEGMCLGTPNPYEGMCLGTPNPYEGMCLGTPNPYEGMCLGTPNPYEGMCLGTPNPYEGMCLGTPNPYEGMCLGTPNPYEGMCLATPNPYEGMCLATPNPYEGMCLATPNPYEGMCLATPNPYEGMCLATPNPYEGMCLATPNPYEGMCLATPNPYEGMCLGTPNPYEGMCLGTPNPYEGMCLGTPNPYEGMCLGTPNPYEGMCLATPNPYEGMCLATPNPYEGMCLGTPNPYEGMCL from the exons atgtgtctgggcactcccaatccttatgaaggtatgtgtctgggcactcccaacccttatgaaggtatgtgtctgggcactcccaatccttatgaaggtatgtgtctgggcactcccaatccttatgaaggtatgtgtctgggcactcccaacccttatgaaggtatgtgtctgggcactcccaacccttatgaaggtatgtgtctgggcactcccaacccttatgaaggtatgtgtctgggcactcccaacccttatgaaggtatgtgtctgggcactcccaacccttatgaaggtatgtgtctgggcactcccaacccttatgaaggtatgtgtctggccactcccaacccttatgaaggtatgtgtctggccactcccaacccttatgaaggtatgtgtctggccactcccaacccttatgaaggtatgtgtctggccactcccaacccttatgaaggtatgtgtctggccactcccaacccttatgaaggtatgtgtctggccactcccaacccttatgaaggtatgtgtctggccactcccaacccttatgaaggtatgtgtctgggcactcccaacccttatgaaggtatgtgtctgggcactcccaacccttatgaaggtatgtgtctgggcactcccaacccttatgaaggtatgtgtctgggcactcccaacccttatgaaggtatgtgtctggccactcccaacccttatgaag gtatgtgtctggccactcccaacccttatgaaggtatgtgtctgggcactcccaacccttatgaag gtatgtgtctgtAG
- the LOC127913676 gene encoding neurogenic locus notch homolog protein 4-like isoform X1, whose translation MCLGTPNPYEGMCLGTPNPYEGMCLGTPNPYEGMCLGTPNPYEGMCLGTPNPYEGMCLGTPNPYEGMCLGTPNPYEGMCLGTPNPYEGMCLGTPNPYEGMCLGTPNPYEGMCLATPNPYEGMCLATPNPYEGMCLATPNPYEGMCLATPNPYEGMCLATPNPYEGMCLATPNPYEGMCLATPNPYEGMCLGTPNPYEGMCLGTPNPYEGMCLGTPNPYEGMCLGTPNPYEGMCLATPNPYEGMCLGTPNPYEGMCLGTPNPYEGMCLGTPNPYEGMCLGTPNPYEGMCLATPNPYEGMCLATPNPYEGMCLATPNPYEGMCLGTPNPYEGMCL comes from the exons atgtgtctgggcactcccaatccttatgaaggtatgtgtctgggcactcccaacccttatgaaggtatgtgtctgggcactcccaatccttatgaaggtatgtgtctgggcactcccaatccttatgaaggtatgtgtctgggcactcccaacccttatgaaggtatgtgtctgggcactcccaacccttatgaaggtatgtgtctgggcactcccaacccttatgaaggtatgtgtctgggcactcccaacccttatgaaggtatgtgtctgggcactcccaacccttatgaaggtatgtgtctgggcactcccaacccttatgaaggtatgtgtctggccactcccaacccttatgaaggtatgtgtctggccactcccaacccttatgaaggtatgtgtctggccactcccaacccttatgaaggtatgtgtctggccactcccaacccttatgaaggtatgtgtctggccactcccaacccttatgaaggtatgtgtctggccactcccaacccttatgaaggtatgtgtctggccactcccaacccttatgaaggtatgtgtctgggcactcccaacccttatgaaggtatgtgtctgggcactcccaacccttatgaaggtatgtgtctgggcactcccaacccttatgaaggtatgtgtctgggcactcccaacccttatgaaggtatgtgtctggccactcccaacccttatgaaggtatgtgtctgggcactcccaacccttatgaaggtatgtgtctgggcactcccaacccttatgaaggtatgtgtctgggcactcccaacccttatgaaggtatgtgtctgggcactcccaacccttatgaaggtatgtgtctggccactcccaacccttatgaaggtatgtgtctggccactcccaacccttatgaaggtatgtgtctggccactcccaacccttatgaaggtatgtgtctgggcactcccaacccttatgaag gtatgtgtctgtAG
- the LOC127913676 gene encoding uncharacterized protein LOC127913676 isoform X5 encodes MCLATPNPYEGMCLGTPNPYEGMCLGTPNPYEGMCLGTPNPYEGMCLATPNPYEGMCLATPNPYEGMCLGTPNPYEGMCLGTPNPYEGMCLGTPNPYEGMCLGTPNPYEGMCLATPNPYEGMCLGTPNPYEGMCLGTPNPYEGMCLGTPNPYEGMCLGTPNPYEGMCLATPNPYEGMCLATPNPYEGMCLATPNPYEGMCLGTPNPYEGMCL; translated from the exons atgtgtctggccactcccaacccttatgaaggtatgtgtctgggcactcccaacccttatgaaggtatgtgtctgggcactcccaacccttatgaaggtatgtgtctgggcactcccaacccttatgaaggtatgtgtctggccactcccaacccttatgaag gtatgtgtctggccactcccaacccttatgaaggtatgtgtctgggcactcccaacccttatgaaggtatgtgtctgggcactcccaacccttatgaaggtatgtgtctgggcactcccaacccttatgaaggtatgtgtctgggcactcccaacccttatgaaggtatgtgtctggccactcccaacccttatgaaggtatgtgtctgggcactcccaacccttatgaaggtatgtgtctgggcactcccaacccttatgaaggtatgtgtctgggcactcccaacccttatgaaggtatgtgtctgggcactcccaacccttatgaaggtatgtgtctggccactcccaacccttatgaaggtatgtgtctggccactcccaacccttatgaaggtatgtgtctggccactcccaacccttatgaaggtatgtgtctgggcactcccaacccttatgaag gtatgtgtctgtAG
- the LOC127913676 gene encoding neurogenic locus notch homolog protein 4-like isoform X4, whose translation MCLATPNPYEGMCLGTPNPYEGMCLGTPNPYEGMCLGTPNPYEGMCLATPNPYEGMCLGTPNPYEGMCLGTPNPYEGMCLATPNPYEGMCLATPNPYEGMCLGTPNPYEGMCLGTPNPYEGMCLGTPNPYEGMCLGTPNPYEGMCLATPNPYEGMCLGTPNPYEGMCLGTPNPYEGMCLGTPNPYEGMCLGTPNPYEGMCLATPNPYEGMCLATPNPYEGMCLATPNPYEGMCLGTPNPYEGMCL comes from the exons atgtgtctggccactcccaacccttatgaaggtatgtgtctgggcactcccaacccttatgaaggtatgtgtctgggcactcccaacccttatgaaggtatgtgtctgggcactcccaacccttatgaaggtatgtgtctggccactcccaacccttatgaaggtatgtgtctgggcactcccaacccttatgaaggtatgtgtctgggcactcccaacccttatgaaggtatgtgtctggccactcccaacccttatgaag gtatgtgtctggccactcccaacccttatgaaggtatgtgtctgggcactcccaacccttatgaaggtatgtgtctgggcactcccaacccttatgaaggtatgtgtctgggcactcccaacccttatgaaggtatgtgtctgggcactcccaacccttatgaaggtatgtgtctggccactcccaacccttatgaaggtatgtgtctgggcactcccaacccttatgaaggtatgtgtctgggcactcccaacccttatgaaggtatgtgtctgggcactcccaacccttatgaaggtatgtgtctgggcactcccaacccttatgaaggtatgtgtctggccactcccaacccttatgaaggtatgtgtctggccactcccaacccttatgaaggtatgtgtctggccactcccaacccttatgaaggtatgtgtctgggcactcccaacccttatgaag gtatgtgtctgtAG
- the LOC127913676 gene encoding neurogenic locus notch homolog protein 4-like isoform X2, whose product MCLGTPNPYEGMCLGTPNPYEGMCLGTPNPYEGMCLGTPNPYEGMCLGTPNPYEGMCLGTPNPYEGMCLGTPNPYEGMCLGTPNPYEGMCLGTPNPYEGMCLGTPNPYEGMCLATPNPYEGMCLATPNPYEGMCLATPNPYEGMCLATPNPYEGMCLATPNPYEGMCLATPNPYEGMCLATPNPYEGMCLGTPNPYEGMCLGTPNPYEGMCLGTPNPYEGMCLGTPNPYEGMCLATPNPYEGMCLATPNPYEGMCLGTPNPYEGMCLGHSQPL is encoded by the exons atgtgtctgggcactcccaatccttatgaaggtatgtgtctgggcactcccaacccttatgaaggtatgtgtctgggcactcccaatccttatgaaggtatgtgtctgggcactcccaatccttatgaaggtatgtgtctgggcactcccaacccttatgaaggtatgtgtctgggcactcccaacccttatgaaggtatgtgtctgggcactcccaacccttatgaaggtatgtgtctgggcactcccaacccttatgaaggtatgtgtctgggcactcccaacccttatgaaggtatgtgtctgggcactcccaacccttatgaaggtatgtgtctggccactcccaacccttatgaaggtatgtgtctggccactcccaacccttatgaaggtatgtgtctggccactcccaacccttatgaaggtatgtgtctggccactcccaacccttatgaaggtatgtgtctggccactcccaacccttatgaaggtatgtgtctggccactcccaacccttatgaaggtatgtgtctggccactcccaacccttatgaaggtatgtgtctgggcactcccaacccttatgaaggtatgtgtctgggcactcccaacccttatgaaggtatgtgtctgggcactcccaacccttatgaaggtatgtgtctgggcactcccaacccttatgaaggtatgtgtctggccactcccaacccttatgaag gtatgtgtctggccactcccaacccttatgaaggtatgtgtctgggcactcccaacccttatgaaggtatgtgtctggggcactcccaacccttatga
- the LOC118363040 gene encoding ubiquitin carboxyl-terminal hydrolase 38-like, giving the protein MDKILEALVSSSHSVPVKKAIVKKVVEAAEKEVTAEQCQALYTLTTRLIFLGEDAFQKQVGFQVLEAYARYHRADFELFFSKDFVLGLLQQGYGPLDRKDPAVVDYIHGCLRLLISCPSVLDIFSIIQTEILRMVCERPEPALCARLATMLSDFIQCIPREKTAILFCQQLVRTIGYFHCPASQERELREYVDQVTKVSTLLQNIWKAEPVTLLPSLQEVFAIISSTDPSFEPSIALASLVQHIPLQMITVLIKSLTTDQNVKDTSMTQALCRMIDWLSWPLAHHVEMWVIALLKGLAAVQKFTILIDVTLLKIELVFNRLWYPIVRQGALVVLSHMLLSFQHSPEAFHLVVPHIVDLVQSLKHDGLPTSKAFLLHFTELVHCMMYQYSGFPDLYDDILEAIKELPGPGEEKIKLVLNQSAWTSQSNSFASGLLRLPGKSETGKTGLINLGNTCYMNSIIQTLFSATDFRRLVLSLRLNDATANTLMKKLQLLFTFLSHTQRAAYAPRVFFEASRPPWFNAGSQQDCSEYLRFLLDRLHEEEKTIQVLMSAKSNVVSPGNDTGGETSAEDARVSPVAPVEGKSEGNDERTLIERMFGGRLSTGIRCMTCNSVSEKEEPFTDLSLAFCPSSTSTPLQTEGPSEEPRGPCQGAVNGGSEAPEIGPSPKPVTASTTGVQFVPGSSEPPLSVPDLVDYFLAPEILDKENAYFCQKCGSLQRAERGMRVVAAPEYLILTLLRFSYDAKCHVRRKILDNVTIPPLMRLPVHAPPPKHSSSSSSPPSSPLQVDSPESSENLAKKLKPSQREEEETGLEGDNGMAGGESEVGVWPAARFVPYVLSSVVMHSGMSSESGHYYSYGRNLNGADGAQHHLANPLALGEDPGNGQTEPIALTCSGATHPKQEVEEVCGGQVAGDWLLFNDSRVTFTSLGSVQNVTNRFPKDTAYVLIYRKQDVTGGQNSTGGVTANGMRLGSEPPLQKELMDAVTKDNKLFLQEQELNARTRALQAASASCSFRPNGSDDNEPPGSCGPSGGGGGGGGFNTVNRLVF; this is encoded by the exons ATGGACAAGATTCTAGAGGCGCTGGTTAGCTCCTCTCACTCAGTCCCAGTGAAGAAGGCCATCGTGAAGAAGGTAGTTGAAGCCGCAGAGAAAGAGGTTACGGCGGAGCAATGTCAGGCCCTGTACACTCTCACCACTCGCCTCATCTTTTTGGGCGAAGACGCCTTCCAGAAACAGGTGGGCTTCCAGGTGCTGGAGGCCTATGCCCGCTACCACCGTGCTGATTTTGAGCTCTTCTTCAGCAAAGACTTTGTCCTGGGCCTGTTACAGCAGGGCTACGGCCCCCTGGACCGCAAGGACCCGGCCGTGGTTGACTACATCCATGGCTGCCTGCGGCTGCTGATCAGCTGCCCCTCGGTGCTGGATATCTTCTCCATCATCCAGACAGAAATCCTAAGGATGGTGTGTGAACGGCCTGAGCCAGCCCTGTGCGCCCGTCTCGCCACCATGCTCTCAGACTTCATACAGTGCATCCCCCGGGAGAAGACGGCCATTTTGTTCTGCCAGCAGTTGGTGAGGACCATTGGGTACTTCCACTGTCCTGCCAGCCAGGAGCGGGAACTGAGGGAGTACGTGGACCAGGTGACCAAGGTCAGCACGTTGCTGCAGAACATCTGGAAGGCGGAGCCGgtcacactgctgccatctctgCAGGAGGTGTTCGCTATAATCTCCTCCACTg ACCCGTCCTTCGAACCCTCCATTGCCCTAGCCAGCCTGGTCCAGCACATACCTCTCCAGATGATCACAGTTCTCATCAAGAGCCTTACCACCGACCAGAACGTCAAAGACACCAGCATGACTCAAGCACTCTGCAG GATGATTGACTGGTTGTCTTGGCCTCTAGCCCACCATGTGGAGATGTGGGTCATTGCCCTGCTGAAGGGGCTGGCTGCGGTGCAGAAGTTCACCATCCTCATAGATGTCACCCTGCTTAAGATTGAACTG GTGTTCAACCGTCTGTGGTACCCCATCGTGCGACAGGGGGCCCTAGTGGTTCTCTCCCATATGCTGCTGAGTTTCCAACACTCTCCTGAGGCCTTCCACTTG GTCGTGCCACACATAGTGGACCTGGTTCAGAGTCTGAAGCATGACGGCCTGCCCACCAGTAAGGCTTTCCTGCTGCACTTCACAGAGCTCGTCCACTGTATGATGTACCAGTACTCTGGCTTCCCTGACCTCTACGACGACATCCTGGAGGCCATCAAA gAGCTACCTGGGCCCGGTGAGGAGAAGATCAAGCTGGTTCTGAACCAAAGTGCCTGGACATCCCAGTCCAACTCGTTTGCCTCAGGCCTGCTGAGGCTGCCGGGCAAGTCTGAGACGGGCAAGACTGGCCTCATCAACCTGGGAAACACCTGCTACATGAACAGTATCATACAGACACTCTTCTCAGCCACAGA TTTCAGGAGGCTTGTCTTATCGTTACGTCTGAATGATGCCACTGCCAACACACTGATGAAGAAACTGCAGCTCCTCTTCACCTTCCTCTCACACACCCAG AGGGCAGCGTACGCCCCCAGAGTCTTCTTTGAGGCGTCTCGGCCCCCCTGGTTCAATGCAGGATCCCAGCAGGACTGTTCTGAGTATCTCCGCTTCCTCCTGGACAG ATTACACGAAGAGGAGAAAACCATCCAGGTTCTCATGTCAGCCAAGTCAAATGTTGTCTCCCCTGGCAACGACACCGGAGGTGAAACCTCTGCGGAGGATGCCAGAGTGTCACCTGTGGCCCCTGTGGAGGGGAAGTCCGAGGGGAATGATGAGAGGACGCTGATTGAGAGGATGTTTGGAGGCAGGCTGAGCACGGGTATCCGCTGTATGACATGCAACAGCGTCTCGGAGAAAGAAGAACCTTTCACTGACCTATCCCTGGCTTtctgtccctcctccacctccacccctcttcAGACTGAGGGCCCCTCAGAGGAACCCCGGGGCCCCTGCCAGGGGGCTGTCAACGGGGGCAGCGAGGCTCCTGAAATAGGCCCTTCTCCCAAACCCGTCACGGCCTCCACCACCGGCGTCCAATTTGTTCCAGGGTCCAGCGAGCCACCGCTGTCTGTTCCTGACCTGGTGGACTACTTCCTGGCGCCAGAGATCCTGGACAAGGAGAACGCCTACTTCTGCCAGAAGTGTGGCTCGCTGCAGCGGGCAGAGCGGGGGATGAGGGTGGTTGCGGCGCCCGAGTACCTCATCCTCACGCTGCTGAGGTTCTCCTACGACGCCAAGTGCCACGTGCGCCGCAAGATTCTGGACAACGTCACCATCCCGCCGCTCATGAGACTGCCTGTGCACGCCCCTCCACCCAAACACTCTTCGTCCTCTTCCTCGCCACCATCCTCTCCACTCCAAGTGGACTCGCCCGAGAGCAGCGAAAACCTGGCCAAGAAACTGAAGCCGtcgcagagagaggaggaggagactgggcTAGAGGGCGACAACGGGATGGCAGGAGGAGAAAGTGAGGTAGGGGTGTGGCCAGCGGCCCGGTTCGTTCCCTACGTCCTCAGCTCTGTAGTGATGCATTCTGGGATGTCGTCGGAGAGTGGCCATTACTACTCCTACGGCCGCAACCTCAATGGGGCCGACGGAGCCCAACACCACCTAGCCAATCCCCTCGCCCTGGGGGAGGATCCTGGCAACGGGCAGACTGAGCCCATTGCACTCACTTGCTCTGGGGCGACTCAtcccaaacaggaagtggaagaGGTGTGCGGAGGCCAGGTGGCCGGGGATTGGCTGCTGTTCAACGACAGCAGGGTAACGTTCACTTCATTGGGGTCGGTTCAGAACGTCACCAACCGTTTCCCCAAGGACACGGCCTACGTGCTGATCTACCGGAAACAGGACGTTACGGGGGGGCAAAACAGTACCGGGGGAGTGACAGCCAATGGCATGAGACTGGGCTCTGAACCTCCGCTGCAGAAAGAACTGATGGACGCCGTCACCAAGGACAACAAGCTCTTTTTACAG GAACAGGAGTTGAACGCGCGGACCCGAGCTCTCCAGGCGGCCTCTGCCTCCTGCTCGTTCAGGCCCAATGGATCAGATGACAACGAACCCCCAGGCAGCTGTGGTCCCtcggggggaggaggaggaggtggggggttCAACACTGTCAACAGACTGGTCTTCTGA